One window from the genome of Nicotiana sylvestris chromosome 9, ASM39365v2, whole genome shotgun sequence encodes:
- the LOC104216971 gene encoding receptor-like serine/threonine-protein kinase At1g78530 produces MQRLNIMINVACALEYLHHECLSYVIHFDLKPSNVLLDENMVAHLSDFGISKLLGDDESDLYTKTFATFGYIAQEYGQDGFVSTKCDVYSYEIMLMETFTRRKPNDEMFDGDLRLKQWVSYSLPVAIVDVVDANLVTPQDNHLNKKLDCVASIMKVALDCCVDSPARRIDMKDVIGMLHKIKIQLLAC; encoded by the exons ATGCAGAGACTGAACATAATGATAAACGTGGCATGTGCATTGGAATATCTCCACCATGAGTGCTTATCATATGTGATTCATTTCGATCTGAAGCCTAGTAATGTCTTGCTGGATGAGAATATGGTAGCCCATCTAAGCGACTTTGGTATTTCAAAACTGCTTGGTGATGATGAGAGTGATTTATACACTAAAACCTTTGCAACATTTGGTTATATTGCACAGG AGTATGGACAGGATGGATTTGTATCAACAAAATGTGATGTCTATAGTTACGAAATCATGTTGATGGAAACATTTACAAGGAGAAAGCCTAACGATGAAATGTTCGATGGGGATCTTAGATTGAAGCAATGGGTGAGTTATTCACTCCCAGTGGCAATAGTGGATGTTGTAGATGCCAACTTAGTAACACCACAGGATAATCACTTAAACAAGAAACTAGATTGTGTGGCATCGATTATGAAAGTGGCACTAGATTGTTGTGTTGACTCTCCTGCAAGAAGGATCGACATGAAAGATGTCATAGGGATGCTACACAAgatcaagattcaacttcttgcATGTTGA
- the LOC104216966 gene encoding uncharacterized protein isoform X2 → MGTTSDLQPARLEENTTPEGEKIQIEEGILNNPNYATAVKTPTMESTSSNRHGNPDVKARYSTHNGMPAIIFKASYYYGVMAEECRLTIVGKFLRTRPQIEKIRSKFAEKITVKGNVKIGVYDYGTVFLDFSNEDDLKSVWYRRSIEIEVQVMWLEQWTPDFKPEEDSPVVPVWVLLPDLPFHCHTWYYIKQILSPIGIPLTMDMATNNKTRPSMAKVRIEVDLTKPKLNSVWVGQEYETSPLKGFTQKLEYENVPKYYRHCRLLGHSLVQCRKAEKKVEEEGINKGKSMIGAAVESMGVQQEKEEKENNETQKQGTTEESTHIDNNTMKPPTDASQNKGNKAHDKLEIMQGHGNQMKDKTIAEWLIKKLGIKRRRKRRTVKRKCQKRRAKFCSNLFNFKETMATIK, encoded by the coding sequence ATGGGGACGACGTCCGACCTCCAACCGGCGCGTCTAGAGGAGAATACGACGCCTGAGGGCGAGAAGATTCAGATAGAAGAAGGAATTTTGAATAATCCCAACTATGCTACTGCTGTGAAAACTCCAACAATGGAGAGCACAAGCTCTAATCGCCATGGAAATCCTGATGTGAAAGCTCGCTACTCAACCCACAATGGCATGCCTGCAATCATCTTTAAAGCTAGTTACTACTATGGAGTCATGGCAGAAGAATGCAGACTAACAATTGTAGGTAAATTTCTTCGAACCAGACCCCAGATTGAAAAAATAAGGTCAAAATTTGCAGAAAAAATCACTGTTAAAGGTAATGTCAAAATAGGAGTTTATGATTATGGCACAGTATTCCTAGATTTCTCTAATGAAGATGACCTCAAAAGTGTTTGGTATAGAAGATCTATTGAAATTGAAGTCCAAGTTATGTGGCTTGAACAATGGACACCAGATTTTAAACCGGAAGAAGACTCACCGGTGGTACCGGTATGGGTGCTTCTTCCAGATCTACCTTTTCATTGCCATACTTGGTATTACATCAAACAGATACTGAGCCCTATTGGAATCCCTCTGACTATGGATATGGCTACGAACAACAAGACTAGACCAAGCATGGCGAAAGTTAGAATTGAGGTCGACCTCACCAAGCCAAAGCTCAATTCAGTGTGGGTTGGACAAGAGTATGAAACAAGTCCTTTAAAAGGTTTCACTCAGAAACTTGAGTACGAAAATGTACCCAAATACTACAGACATTGTAGGTTACTTGGGCATTCATTGGTACAATGCAGGAAAGCTGAAAAGAAAGTAGAAGAGGAAGGAATTAACAAAGGAAAAAGCATGATTGGTGCAGCAGTTGAAAGCATGGGAGTTCAGcaggaaaaagaggaaaaagaaaacaatgaGACTCAAAAACAAGGCACAACAGAGGAATCTACACATATAGACAACAACACCATGAAGCCTCCCACGGATGCTTCACAAAACAAAGGGAACAAAGCTCAtgataaattagagataatgcaAGGTCATGGCAACCAAATGAAGGACAAAACAATTGCTGAATGGCTAATAAAAAAACTCggaataaaaagaagaagaaaaagaagaacagtGAAAAGAAAATGCCAAAAAAGAAGAGCAAAGTTTTGTTCAAACCTGTTCAACTTCAAGGAAACAATGGCAACAATAAAATAG